In the genome of Cumulibacter manganitolerans, the window TGGCGTTGTTCATCATCATGGTCGTCCTGCTCGTCAGACCGCAGGGGCTGTTCGGATCGAGGACGGTGACGCGAGTATGACGACGAAGACGGCGCGCGCGCAGGGCGGTGGCCGATCGCGCAAGGGCCTGCTCAAGCGGCTGGCCGCCCCGGTACGTCCGCTCGACGCGCCGATCTGGCTGCGGCTCGGGACGTTCGCGGTGGTGCTGGCGATCGGCGTGCTCATCCCGCTGAACTCGCCCACCTACGTGAACTTCGACCTCAGCATGGTGATGGTGTACGCCATCGTCGGCATGGGACTGAACCTGCTGACCGGCTTCAACGGGCAGATCTCCCTCGGGCACAGCGCGTTCTTCGCCACCGGTGCGTACATCGCGGCGGTGATGATCAAGAACGACTACAACTACCTGCTCACCATCCCGATCGCGGTCGTCGTCACGTGGGTGCTGGGCTACCTGTTCGGGATGCCGGCGCTGCGGCTGCGCGGTCTGCAGCTGGCGCTGGTGACCCTGTCGCTGGCCATCGTGACCCCGGCGCTGATCAAGCGGCTGGACAACATCACCAAAGGCCAGGAGGGCATCAACGTCTTCCTGCCCGAGCCGCCCGCCTGGACCGGGCTGGCCGCCGACCAGTGGGTGTACTTCATCTGCCTGATCGCGCTCGCGATCGCGTGGATACTGACGCGCCGGCTGTCCACCGGCCGGGTCGGCCGGTCGCTGGTCGGCATCCGCAACAACGAGCTGGTGGCGCAGACCCTCGGGGTCCGGGCGTCGCGGGTCAAGACGGGCGTGTTCGCGCTGAGCGCGGCGTACGCCGGGTTCGCCGGCGTGCTCTACACCTAC includes:
- a CDS encoding branched-chain amino acid ABC transporter permease, producing MTTKTARAQGGGRSRKGLLKRLAAPVRPLDAPIWLRLGTFAVVLAIGVLIPLNSPTYVNFDLSMVMVYAIVGMGLNLLTGFNGQISLGHSAFFATGAYIAAVMIKNDYNYLLTIPIAVVVTWVLGYLFGMPALRLRGLQLALVTLSLAIVTPALIKRLDNITKGQEGINVFLPEPPAWTGLAADQWVYFICLIALAIAWILTRRLSTGRVGRSLVGIRNNELVAQTLGVRASRVKTGVFALSAAYAGFAGVLYTYVVQFVGPDSFGLVMAITFISIIVVGGLGTISGAILGAAFIQYLPKVTSGAGDSAAGFFYGLALVAFMFLMPSGIAGLINLALGPMVRRLPGRRPLAAAPVGSGDMAQVADAPGDEPAEPAEGAAEPGAMSAPRAGGADSSG